The following proteins are encoded in a genomic region of Bubalus kerabau isolate K-KA32 ecotype Philippines breed swamp buffalo chromosome 13, PCC_UOA_SB_1v2, whole genome shotgun sequence:
- the R3HDML gene encoding peptidase inhibitor R3HDML: protein MPPLPGTVGLAGLLFWAGQTMNALMPNATLALAQTKGTAVRPLSGLGVPRYRRKRHISARDMSALLDFHNHIRASVHPPAANMEYMVWDERLARSAEVWASQCIWAHGPSQLMRYVGQNLSVHSGRYRSVVDLVKSWSEEKRHYLFPAPKDCTPHCPWRCSGPVCSHYTQMVWASSNRLGCAIHTCGSIRVRGSTWRQAVYLVCNYAIKGNWIGEAPYKTGRPCSACPPIYQGSCSSNMCFSRRKSNKLLWF from the exons ATGCCCCCGCTGCCCGGCACTGTGGGCCTGGCAGGCCTGCTCTTCTGGGCAGGCCAGACAATGAACGCCTTGATGCCCAACGCCACCCTGGCACTGGCCCAGACCAAGGGCACAGCTGTGAGGCCCCTGAGTGGCCTGGGGGTGCCTCGGTACCGGCGGAAGCGCCACATCTCTGCCCGGGACATGAGTGCCTTATTGGATTTTCACAACCACATCCGGGCCAGCGTGCACCCACCTGCTGCCAACATGGAGTATATG GTCTGGGACGAGCGGCTGGCCAGGTCGGCTGAGGTCTGGGCCTCCCAGTGCATTTGGGCCCACGGGCCCTCACAGCTGATGAGATACGTGGGCCAGAACCTGTCTGTGCATTCCGGCCG GTACCGCTCGGTGGTGGATCTTGTGAAGTCTTGGTCAGAGGAGAAGCGGCATTACTTGTTTCCTGCCCCAAAGGACTGTACCCCGCACTGCCCCTGGCGCTGCAGTGGCCCTGTCTGCTCCCACTATACCCAG ATGGTGTGGGCATCTTCCAACCGGCTGGGCTGTGCCATCCACACCTGTGGCAGCATCCGAGTCAGGGGCAGCACCTGGCGCCAGGCTGTGTACCTGGTCTGCAACTACGCCATTAA GGGTAACTGGATCGGAGAAGCACCATACAAGACGGGGAGGCCGTGTTCCGCCTGCCCCCCCATCTACCAAGGCAGCTGCAGTAGCAACATGTGCTTCTCGAGACGCAAGTCCAACAAGCTCCTGTGGTTCTGA